GAAGGTGAAGGCGGCGAAGTAGATGCTCTGGCTGGCGCTGTTGAGCGCGTCGAGGATGTGCTGGGCCACGCCGTCTTCGGATGAGAAGTAGTTTTCGACCAGCACGCCGTCCACGGTGACTTGCGGGTAGGGCGTGTTGGCCGACGACTTCGGGCCGAATTCATGCCGCTCGAACATCTCGTCGAATTCGGTCTGGTAGTTGGCGACGATTTTTTGCGAGGTCAGGGCAAGCAAGTTGTTGTTGTTGCGGTAGGTGTCGTTCTCGGTGAAGTTCCACGAGCCGGCCCACACGGTTGTCCCGTCCACGATCACAAACTTGTCGTGCATGATCGGTTCGCGGTCGTCTTCCACCACCGGGATTCCAGAGTCAATAATTTCCTGCACCGCTTCTTCGCCCATGCTGTCAGTGTCGGTCACCAGCCGCACGATCAGGCCGCGATTGTGGGCGTCAATCAAGGCCTCTTTCATAGATGGCAGGTTGAACTCGTAGCTGACGGCATCCACTGTGCGTTTGGCCGAGTGGATGCTGGCGACGACGTAATCGTCAACGCTTTCTTCAGGCCGGTTGTTCTTGTCGTCTGGATTGCGCGGGTCGGTAAAGTAAAGTTGATACCAGCTGCCACTGGTCGGGGCGGATTCAACAGCCGGGGTTGGCGTGGCGGCTGAACCGAGCAGGCCGCCAAAGAGTTGTTGCGCGCCGTAAATTAGCCCAATGCAAAGCAAGACGCCGAGGCTGGCGGCAAGTGAGGTGGTCGTTCGACGGGATGAGGAGCGGCGACGTTTGGACATGGGGGGAGTTTAGCAGTGATCGCGTTCGGCGGCAATGGAAATGGGGCGGTGATTATTCACAAGTGCTCTTGGCCCGCGTCCTCGCGGACGGGGATTTGTCTCATTGTTCCCCTTCTCTTTCCTTTGGTATGATTACCTCAATGCTTCCCACCCTTTCCTTTGGCCCAATTGCGTTTTCCACCTATACCGTCCTCGTTGACCTCGGCCTCGTCGCCACGCTGGCCTGGCTGTGGTTTCGCGCCCTAGCGCATGGGCGCGAGTCGGGCCGCTGGCTTGATGCTGGGCTGTTTGCGGCGGCGGGCGCGCTCGTGGGCGGGCGGCTGGCCTTTGCTTTTGGCAACTGGGCTTATTTTCAGAATCATGTCGGCGAAATGTTTCGGCTGTGGGAAGGCGGCTACGCCTGGCCCGGCGCGGCGATTGGCGGGTTGATCGGCCTCTTTGTGTTTGGCTGGCTCCGTCGTGAACCGATCGCGCCGATCCTGGATGAACTGGCCCTGCCGGCCTTACTCCTTTCGGCGCTTGGCTGGCTGGGTTGCGCCGCCGCCGGTTGCGCCGCCGGTTTGGATGTGCCGCCCGGTGCTCTGCCCTTCGCCGTCAACTGGCCCGACCTGTACGGCGTCGTCCTGCCGCGCTGGCCGTCACAGATCATCGGCCTTGGCCTCAGCCTGCTTGCATTCGGCTACTTATTCTCTCAACGTTCTCGTTCGCGGCCACGCGGCTTTCGCTTTGCGCTTGCGATCACACTGATCGCCGTCGCCGGTTCTGCCGTCAGCTTCGTTCGCGGCGACGACATGCCCCTGGTCGGCAGTTGGCGATTGGATGCGGCGGCGAACGCCGTTATGATCGTGCTGGGCCTCGTCGGTCTCGTAGTTGCCTGGGCGCTCGAACCGGGCGCCGCCGCCAAACAAACCGAATCGAACCGCGAAGACGCGAAGGACGCTAAGACCTTATAAAAGCTTTGCGCTCTTTGCGCCTTCGCGGTGAATCTTTTCTATGACGACTCTCACTCTCGGTCTTGCCCAAATCAAAACCAAACTTGGCGACGTGCCAGCCAACCTTGAGAAGCACCTGGCTTACGCCGATCAGGCTGCCGCTCAGGGCGTGCAGGTGTTGTGCTTCCCCGAACTCTCGCTCACCGGCTACGTTCTGCAAGACCTCGTGCCCACCGTCGCTCACCGGCCCTCGCCCGACGATCCGATC
The DNA window shown above is from Chloroflexota bacterium and carries:
- a CDS encoding prolipoprotein diacylglyceryl transferase — translated: MLPTLSFGPIAFSTYTVLVDLGLVATLAWLWFRALAHGRESGRWLDAGLFAAAGALVGGRLAFAFGNWAYFQNHVGEMFRLWEGGYAWPGAAIGGLIGLFVFGWLRREPIAPILDELALPALLLSALGWLGCAAAGCAAGLDVPPGALPFAVNWPDLYGVVLPRWPSQIIGLGLSLLAFGYLFSQRSRSRPRGFRFALAITLIAVAGSAVSFVRGDDMPLVGSWRLDAAANAVMIVLGLVGLVVAWALEPGAAAKQTESNREDAKDAKTL
- a CDS encoding DUF1669 domain-containing protein, producing MSKRRRSSSRRTTTSLAASLGVLLCIGLIYGAQQLFGGLLGSAATPTPAVESAPTSGSWYQLYFTDPRNPDDKNNRPEESVDDYVVASIHSAKRTVDAVSYEFNLPSMKEALIDAHNRGLIVRLVTDTDSMGEEAVQEIIDSGIPVVEDDREPIMHDKFVIVDGTTVWAGSWNFTENDTYRNNNNLLALTSQKIVANYQTEFDEMFERHEFGPKSSANTPYPQVTVDGVLVENYFSSEDGVAQHILDALNSASQSIYFAAFTFTRDDFSQAIVAKANAGLAVRGVYETRQVSAGSDESYNLLKGAGVQVLLDGNQYTMHHKFFVIDNQIVVTGSYNFTKAAEDKNDENVLIIHSPEIAQAYLQEFAKVWLQAGGN